The sequence ATCAGCGTATCGAACTGCGTTTCCACCAGATGTTGGCGGCGGGTTTTGAGGCGGAGGCCCGGGGTCTTTTTGCCCGAAATGATTTGCATAGGGATTTGCCTTCCATTCGTTGTGTCGGTTACCGCCAGATGTGGTCATATTTATCCGGTGAAATTGATTATGATGAAATGGTTTATCGGGGAGTTTGTGCGACGCGTCAGCTTGCCAAGCGACAAATGACCTGGTTGCGCGGTTGGGACGCTGTCCATTGGCTGGACAGCGAAAAGCCGCAGGAAGCGTTAGACAAGGTAATACAGGTTGTTAGTGCATAGGTTGAGTGATTGTGTACAATTGGCTAGGTCTCAGCGTACAAATTTTTCACATCGGTATTTTAGAACCCTATGGGTTCTTTGTTACAAACAACAAACAAATAAGGAAAATATAGAATGGCTAAGGGGCAATCTTTGCAAGATCCGTTCCTGAACGCATTGCGTCGTGAACGTGTTCCGGTTTCGATTTATTTGGTGAATGGTATTAAGCTGCAGGGTCAGATTGAGTCTTTCGACCAGTTTGTTATTTTGTTAAAAAATACGGTTAGCCAGATGGTGTACAAGCACGCCATTTCTACAGTGGTTCCATCCCGTCCGGTGTCTCATCACAGTAATAATCCAGGCGCCAGCAATTACCATGGTAGTAATCCGGCGGGCCAGCAACAGCCGCAGGAAAGTGATGACGCTGAATAAAGCGTATCGTCAATTCACCGTGGCGGGGAGGGAGGATGCATTGCTTATCCCCTCCGCCGTGGTGTTTTTTGTTCGTTTGAGAGGTTACTCGCTTGTTTGACCGTTATGAAGCCGGTGAACGGGCCATACTTGTTCATATTTACTTCTCGCAAGATAAAGATACCGAAGACCTGCTGGAGTTTGAGTCTCTGGTTTCCTCTGCCGGTATTGAGTCGTTGCAGGTGATTACCGGCAGCCGTAAAGCACCTCATCCCAAGTATTTTGTTGGCGAAGGCAAAGCCGAAGAAATTGCCCTGGCAGTGAAAGAAACCGACGCTTTTGTGGTGCTGTTCGATCACGCCTTGACTCCCGCCCAGGAACGTAATCTGGAACGTTTATGCGAGTGCCGGGTGATTGACCGCACCGGGTTGATTCTGGATATATTCGCCCAGCGCGCGCGTACCCACGAAGGCAAATTACAGGTAGAGCTGGCGCAGTTGCGCCATCTTGCCACCAGACTGGTTCGCGGCTGGACGCACCTTGAGCGGCAAAAAGGGGGCATCGGTCTGCGCGGCCCGGGGGAAACCCAGCTTGAAACCGACCGCCGGCTGCTGCGTAATCGCATCAGCCAGATTTTATCCCGTCTCGAACGGGTGGAGAAACAGCGCGAACAGGGGCGCAGAGCGCGAGTTCGCGCCGATGTGCCGACGGTTTCGCTGGTGGGTTATACCAACGCCGGTAAATCCACGCTGTTTAACAAGATAACATCGGCCGGCGTATATGCGGCCGATCAGTTATTTGCCACGCTGGATCCGACATTGCGCCGTATTGAGGTGGATGATGTCGGTGATACGGTGCTGGCGGATACCGTAGGTTTTATCCGGCAGTTGCCGCACGATTTGGTGGCTGCGTTTAAGGCTACGTTACAGGAGACGCGTCAGGCTTCTCTGCTATTGCACGTTGTGGACGCCGCCGATCCTCGTCTTGACGAGAATATCGATGCGGTGGATACGGTGTTGGCGGAGATTGAAGCGGATGAAATTCCTGCGCTGTTGGTAATGAACAAGATTGATATGCTGGAAGATTTCGTGCCGCGTATCGATCGCAACGAAGAAAATTTACCGGTCAGAGTGTGGCTTTCAGCTCAGAGCGGTGAAGGTATTCCGTTGCTATTTCAAGCGTTGACCGAACGGCTATCCGGGGAAATTGCGCAATATTCATTGAGCCTTCCCCCTCAGGCCGGACGTTTGCGCAGCCGCTTTTATCAGCTTCAGGCAATAGAAAAAGAATGGATTGAAGAGGACGGGCATATCGGTTTAGCCATTCGTATGCCGATTGCCGACTGGCGCCGCCTCTGTAAACAAGAGCAGGAACTGACGGATTATGTTGTCTGACTGGCAGAAACGGTCTGAACGGCGAAATAGTCTGACGGACTCTGGGATATTGAACCTGAAGAACATCTATCATAAAGAATGGAGCTAAAACATGGCGTGGAATCAGCCCGGTAATAACGGACAGGACCGCGACCCGTGGGGGAGCAGCAATAACAATAGCGGCAACTCTGGCGGAAATAATAATAAAGGCGGCCGGGAGCAAGGGCCGCCGGATCTGGACGATATCTTCCGCAAGCTGAGTAAAAAACTCAGCGAACTGGGAGGAGGAAAAGGCGCGGGCGCCGGCAACGGCGGGACTTCCGGCGGTTCCGGCCTGGGCGGTCGGGTTGTCGGCATCGTCGCGGTCGCGGCGGTCGTCATCTGGGCGGCCAGCGGCTTCTATACCATCAAAGAAGCGGAACGCGGCGTGGTGACTCGCTTTGGTAAATTCAGCCATCAGGTCGAACCCGGTCTGAACTGGAAGCCGACGTTCATTGATTCCGTCAGGGCCGTTAACGTGGAATCGGTACGTGAACTGGCGACGTCCGGCGTGATGCTGACCTCGGACGAGAACGTGGTGCGCGTCGAAATGAACGTGCAGTACCGCGTAACCGAACCGGAACGCTACCTGTTCAGCGTAACCAACGCCGATGACAGCCTGCGTCAGGCGACGGACAGCGCGTTGCGCGGCGTGATCGGCAAGTACACCATGGATAAGATCCTGACCGAGGGCCGAACCATTGTGCGTACCGATACCCAGCGGGTGCTGGAGGAAACGGTGCGGCCGTACAATATGGGCATCACCCTGTTGGACGTCAACTTCCAGGCGGCGCGTCCGCCGGAAGAGGTCAAGGCCGCGTTTGACGACGCTATTGCCGCCCGTGAAAACGAGCAGCAATATATTCGTGAAGCGGAAGCCTATGCCAACGAGGTTCAGCCGCGCGCCAACGGTCAGGCGCAGCG comes from Brenneria nigrifluens DSM 30175 = ATCC 13028 and encodes:
- the hfq gene encoding RNA chaperone Hfq; protein product: MAKGQSLQDPFLNALRRERVPVSIYLVNGIKLQGQIESFDQFVILLKNTVSQMVYKHAISTVVPSRPVSHHSNNPGASNYHGSNPAGQQQPQESDDAE
- the hflX gene encoding ribosome rescue GTPase HflX — protein: MFDRYEAGERAILVHIYFSQDKDTEDLLEFESLVSSAGIESLQVITGSRKAPHPKYFVGEGKAEEIALAVKETDAFVVLFDHALTPAQERNLERLCECRVIDRTGLILDIFAQRARTHEGKLQVELAQLRHLATRLVRGWTHLERQKGGIGLRGPGETQLETDRRLLRNRISQILSRLERVEKQREQGRRARVRADVPTVSLVGYTNAGKSTLFNKITSAGVYAADQLFATLDPTLRRIEVDDVGDTVLADTVGFIRQLPHDLVAAFKATLQETRQASLLLHVVDAADPRLDENIDAVDTVLAEIEADEIPALLVMNKIDMLEDFVPRIDRNEENLPVRVWLSAQSGEGIPLLFQALTERLSGEIAQYSLSLPPQAGRLRSRFYQLQAIEKEWIEEDGHIGLAIRMPIADWRRLCKQEQELTDYVV
- the hflK gene encoding FtsH protease activity modulator HflK, with the protein product MAWNQPGNNGQDRDPWGSSNNNSGNSGGNNNKGGREQGPPDLDDIFRKLSKKLSELGGGKGAGAGNGGTSGGSGLGGRVVGIVAVAAVVIWAASGFYTIKEAERGVVTRFGKFSHQVEPGLNWKPTFIDSVRAVNVESVRELATSGVMLTSDENVVRVEMNVQYRVTEPERYLFSVTNADDSLRQATDSALRGVIGKYTMDKILTEGRTIVRTDTQRVLEETVRPYNMGITLLDVNFQAARPPEEVKAAFDDAIAARENEQQYIREAEAYANEVQPRANGQAQRILEEARAYKTRTVLEAQGEVARFARVLPEYKAAPEITRERLYIETMERVLSHTRKVLVNDKGGNLMVLPLDQMLRGGSSGSGENTPSGNSGANPLRLPATSGNSGASTGQTRSSNNGNIMDQRRANAQRDDLTRVGRE